Proteins found in one Acipenser ruthenus chromosome 18, fAciRut3.2 maternal haplotype, whole genome shotgun sequence genomic segment:
- the LOC117422301 gene encoding protein dispatched homolog 2-like isoform X2, giving the protein MDSDAGERAEQESSTREMVEEPQSAGEPRPGLIQTEGAPPSPPGTAPLSQLYHQVPGGIAPHDSPLLRRCRYCGHRQPTTASPRPEHCPITDSPRPDRPPAAVRTALSCSSSPAPSGRDTVHCHWLQGSHDSRNHQPVQHHVVTVRHESQHRIPRSYSQLIADWPKAVLITCAVVFLAFSLAGVLIGPLPDFSDPLSGFEPRGTEIGTRMHAWSKLQESTEPGKLLSLSPNQSFLSEKKGGAVGEREAVPPGPETKEKKRKRRMVERDFTQDSSFCSSPNVSFAQLVFRSGNSDSLWSLSAIHSMCKMDQERIRSHSHFQNLCLRQGGEGGQCCPSWSLGNYLAALENVTCEELSEQQLSDRLQQLRRCAPYYHQGSLAPACGERGKPGRCSTVPDQCKSSSAIYQILHYLVDKDFLGPQTTGYQVPSLKYSLLILPLGRGDSLMDIYLQNLEGWDLRFGTTAVTGMDLGIKKQLFCYYLVRDLVYPLLGAVTLVLATALYLRSLLLAVVTLGAVLGSLGVSYFFYKLAFRLTFFPFLNLAAVLVLLGSCANQAFTFSDLWGLQLSQKPPALLDKRVSRVLHEAGYLTVVSGLTSSAAFYSGYLSSITTVRCFSLYLGTATLVSSLAALVWLPCSLVLRERYSHVTVSPRPAGRVCCAPSSGGFWDSSSRKRCLFSLARKMRSLSRGMTSTSDLLFLKVLPCGVVKFRYIWVCWFTTLAAGGTYITCVDPGMKLPVLESQATQLFRSSHPFERYDAEYRHQFMFQRLQSGEEKPMVVTLVWGVLPVDNGDHLDPRSTGSLVMDPDFNMSSPEAQVWLLELCGRTRNQSFYWEQWEGERDRGESVCLVERLVRWMSSRQCSLNDNDNGLCCNHIPFPYRPAVFQHCLGIFTAERREEEEKRGLRSDSGSVRFDSEGRAAALALVFGTTYRYSFNYNQTALFYQEIDAWFLGEMSGAPPGLRRGWFVSHLGLYDLQQCLSSETLVVMGFSVALVFTTLLLTTWNVLLSVYGAAAVGGSVFVTAGLLVLLEWQLSGLEALFISAAAGLSVDFAANYCVSYSLSPHSDRLGRVAHSLKRMGCPVALGAGSYFCAGILMLPATALVFRKLGIFLLLVKCVACGFATFFFQSLCCFCGPQKNCGQILWPCAAAGVDAGGHNTKQDGSAPGAAATRSAANGAFGCRSRARRSFGKGGGRGGEQLCQNQQKQGGGGGGGGGGGGGRGGEEEHYELQPLARQLSDSFENSTCTSKLSNRPSVLSEEIQFRGLSPRRTVLGRSGEEEQGEAGRGENRGCHLHTCPPPPALQTSSPYRENLLRPMASAPPLGDQAQDRLLCRRCQGQTGGLRHWRATSLSSSSSMEDITQRLDSRHPSVSDEGGAAGSSYQHHPHRRLLSSQSQSSFDGLEDSNETCLSDMEGGPPTPLPPAKPQEEGQPGHLNGKRDTLRLALRETVFDEAPPVAGRGRASHGEQQPVILPNSKPDLPDVWIRREEEEEEEGGEGREDNS; this is encoded by the exons TGAGATGGTGGAGGAGCCACAAAGTGCAGGAGAGCCCAGACCGGGCCTGATCCAGACAGAGGGAGCGCCCCCCAGTCCCCCCGGGACAGCCCCCCTCTCCCAGCTCTACCACCAGGTCCCGGGGGGCATCGCCCCCCACGATTCGCCACTGCTGAGGAGGTGTCGCTACTGCGGGCACCGGCAGCCAACCACAGCCAGCCCCAGGCCCGAGCACTGTCCAATCACAGACAGCCCTCGGCCGGACCGCCCCCCTGCAGCAGTCAGGACCGCCCTCAGCTGTAGCTCCTCCCCCGCCCCTTCCGGCCGCGACACCGTGCACTGCCATTGGCTACAGGGATCACATGACTCCAGGAACCACCAGCCAGTGCAGCACCACGTGGTGACCGTCAG GCATGAGTCACAGCACCGGATCCCGAGAAG CTATTCCCAGCTGATTGCTGACTGGCCGAAGGCAGTGCTGATTACCTGCGCTGTGGTGTTCCTGGCGTTCTCATTGGCTGGGGTGCTGATCGGTCCCCTGCCAGACTTCTCAGACCCTCTCTCA GGGTTTGAGCCGCGCGGCACTGAAATCGGGACGCGGATGCATGCCTGGAGCAAGCTGCAGGAGAGCACGGAGCCTGGGAAACTACTGTCCCTGTCTCCCAACCAGTCCTTCCTCAG TGAGAAGAAAGGGGGCGCTgtgggggagagagaggctgTACCCCCAGGCCCTGAGACCAaggagaagaagaggaagaggaggatggTGGAGAGGGACTTCACGCAGGACTCCTCCTTTTGCAGCTCTCCCA ACGTCAGCTTTGCTCAGCTGGTATTCCGCTCTGGAAACTCGGACAGTCTCTGGAGTCTCTCTGCGATTCACTCCATGTGTAAGATGGATCAGGAGCGG ATCCGGTCCCACTCTCACTTCCAGAACCTGTGCCTCCGGCAGGGCGGGGAGGGCGGGCAGTGCTGCCCCAGCTGGTCCCTGGGCAACTACCTGGCGGCGCTGGAAAACGTGACGTGCGAGGAGCTGAGCGAGCAGCAGCTGTCAGACCGGCTGCAGCAGCTGAGGAGGTGCGCTCCCTACTACCACCAGGGCAGCCTGGCGCCGGCCTGCGGGGAGCGGGGCAAGCCCGGCCGCTGCTCCACCGTGCCCGACCAATGCAAGAGCTCCAGCGCCATCTACCAGATCCTCCACTACTTGGTGGACAAAGACTTCCTGGGGCCGCAGACCACTGGATACCAGGTGCCCTCTCTCAAGTACAGCCTGCTCATCCTACCCCTGGGCAGGGGGGACTCCCTGATGGACATCTACCTGCAGAACCTGGAGGGCTGGGACCTGCGCTTCGGCACCACCGCGGTCACCGGCATGGACCTGGGCATCAAGAAGCAGCTGTTCTGCTACTACCTGGTCAGGGACCTGGTCTATCCGCTCCTGGGGGCGGTCACCCTTGTCCTGGCCACTGCCCTCTACCTGCGCTCGCTGCTCCTGGCCGTCGTCACTCTGGGGGCGGTCCTGGGCTCCTTGGGGGTCTCCTACTTCTTCTACAAGCTGGCCTTCCGCCTCACCTTCTTCCCCTTCCTCAACCTGGCTGCTGTTCTGGTCCTGCTGGGCAGCTGCGCCAACCAGGCCTTCACCTTTTCAGACCTGTGGGGCCTGCAGCTGTCCCAGAAGCCCCCCGCTCTCCTGGACAAGAGGGTGAGCCGGGTGCTGCACGAGGCTGGCTACCTGACCGTGGTGTCCGGTCTGACTTCCAGCGCGGCCTTCTACTCGGGCTATCTGAGCAGCATCACGACAGTGCGCTGCTTTTCCCTCTACTTGGGCACGGCCACGCTGGTGAGCTCGCTCGCCGCCCTGGTGTGGCTGCCCTGCTCCCTGGTCCTCCGCGAGAGGTACTCGCACGTCACAGTCTCCCCACGGCCGGCCGGCAGGGTGTGCTGCGCCCCGAGCTCAGGGGGGTTCTGGGACAGCAGCTCCCGGAAGCGGTGCCTCTTCTCCCTGGCACGCAAGATGAGGAGCCTGAGCAGGGGCATGACCAGCACCTCGGACCTCCTGTTCCTGAAGGTCCTGCCCTGCGGGGTGGTCAAGTTTCGCTACATCTGGGTGTGCTGGTTCACGACGCTGGCTGCTGGGGGCACCTACATCACCTGCGTGGACCCCGGGATGAAGCTGCCCGTGCTGGAGAGCCAAGCCACTCAGCTCTTCCGCTCCAGCCACCCCTTCGAGCGCTATGACGCGGAGTACCGGCACCAGTTCATGTTCCAGAGGCTGCAGAGCGGCGAAGAGAAGCCCATGGTCGTCACGCTGGTCTGGGGGGTCCTCCCTGTGGACAACGGGGACCACCTCGACCCCCGCAGCACGGGCTCCCTGGTGATGGACCCTGACTTCAACATGAGCAGCCCCGAGGCTCAGGTTTGGCTGCTGGAGCTCTGCGGCAGGACGCGGAACCAGAGCTTCTACTGGGAGCAGTGGGAGGGAGAGCGCGACAGGGGGGAGAGCGTGTGCCTGGTGGAGAGGCTGGTGCGCTGGATGAGCAGCAGGCAGTGCTCCCTGAACGACAACGACAACGGCCTCTGCTGCAACCACATCCCTTTCCCCTACCGCCCTGCCGTGTTTCAGCACTGCCTCGGCATTTTCACcgcagagaggagggaggaggaggagaagagggggcTGCGGTCCGACTCCGGGAGTGTGCGCTTTGACTCCGAGGGCCGTGCGGCAGCCCTGGCGCTCGTGTTCGGGACCACCTACCGCTACAGCTTCAACTACAACCAGACAGCCCTTTTCTACCAGGAGATTGACGCCTGGTTCCTGGGGGAGATGTCAGGGGCTCCCCCGGGGCTGCGCAGGGGCTGGTTCGTGAGCCACCTGGGCCTCTACGACCTGCAGCAGTGCCTGAGCTCCGAGACTCTGGTGGTGATGGGCTTCTCGGTGGCCCTGGTCTTCACCACGCTGCTCCTGACTACGTGGAACGTGCTGCTGAGCGTCTACGGCGCCGCGGCTGTGGGGGGCAGCGTCTTCGTGACGGCCGGGCTGCTGGTCCTGCTGGAGTGGCAGCTGAGTGGGCTGGAGGCCCTCTTCATCTCAGCCGCCGCCGGGCTCTCCGTGGACTTCGCCGCGAATTACTGCGTTTCCTACAGCCTCTCCCCGCACTCGGACCGGCTGGGCAGGGTGGCGCACTCCCTCAAGAGGATGGGCTGCCCCGTGGCGCTGGGGGCCGGCTCCTACTTCTGCGCCGGGATCCTGATGCTGCCGGCCACCGCCCTGGTGTTCCGCAAGCTGGGCATCTTCCTGCTGCTGGTGAAGTGTGTGGCTTGTGGCTTTGCCACCTTCTTCTTCCAGTCCCTGTGCTGCTTCTGCGGGCCCCAGAAGAACTGTGGCCAGATCCTGTGGCCCTGTGCTGCTGCGGGCGTGGACGCAGGAGGCCACAACACCAAGCAGGACGGTTCAGCCCCCGGTGCGGCAGCCACCAGATCGGCCGCTAACGGAGCGTTTGGCTGCCGGTCGAGAGCCAGGAGGAGTTTCGGGAAGGGAGGAGGCAGGGGCGGGGAGCAGCTGTGTCAGAACCAGCAgaagcagggaggaggaggaggaggaggaggaggaggaggagggggccgGGGGGGAGAGGAGGAACACTACGAGCTGCAGCCTCTGGCCAGGCAGCTGAGCGACAGCTTCGAGAACAGCACCTGCACCAGCAAGCTGTCCAACCGGCCCTCGGTGCTGAGTGAGGAGATCCAGTTCCGCGGACTGAGCCCCAGGAGGACCGTGCTGGGGAGGAGCGGAGAGGAGGAGCAAGGGGAGGCTGGGAGGGGAGAGAACCGGGGGTGCCACCTGCAcacctgcccccctccccccgcgCTGCAGACCTCCTCCCCCTACAGAGAGAACCTCCTGAGGCCCATGGCTTCAGCACCGCCTCTGGGAGACCAGGCTCAGGACAGGCTGCTGTGCAGGAGGTGCCAGGGCCAGACCGGGGGGCTCCGACACTGGAGAGcaacctccctctcctcctcctccagcatgGAAGACATCACCCAGCGCCTGGACTCGCGCCACCCCTCAGTCAGCGACGAAGGGGGAGCAGCCGGCAGCTCTTACCAGCACCACCCCCACCGGCGCCTGCTCTCCTCCCAGTCCCAGAGCTCCTTCGATGGGCTTGAGGACTCCAACGAGACCTGCCTAAGCGACATGGAGGGGGGGCCGCCCACCCCACTGCCCCCCGCCAAACCCCAGGAGGAGGGGCAACCGGGACACCTCAACGGAAAGAGGGACACCTTGCGGCTGGCCCTGAGGGAGACTGTGTTCGATGAAGCGCCCCCAGTGGCTGGGAGGGGCAGGGCGAGCCACGGGGAGCAGCAGCCTGTGATCCTGCCCAACAGCAAGCCTGACCTGCCCGACGTGTGGatcaggagagaggaggaggaggaggaggagggaggcgAGGGGAGGGAGGACAACAGCTGA
- the LOC117422301 gene encoding protein dispatched homolog 2-like isoform X1, protein MDALSVSEGNAADVTIMDSDAGERAEQESSTREMVEEPQSAGEPRPGLIQTEGAPPSPPGTAPLSQLYHQVPGGIAPHDSPLLRRCRYCGHRQPTTASPRPEHCPITDSPRPDRPPAAVRTALSCSSSPAPSGRDTVHCHWLQGSHDSRNHQPVQHHVVTVRHESQHRIPRSYSQLIADWPKAVLITCAVVFLAFSLAGVLIGPLPDFSDPLSGFEPRGTEIGTRMHAWSKLQESTEPGKLLSLSPNQSFLSEKKGGAVGEREAVPPGPETKEKKRKRRMVERDFTQDSSFCSSPNVSFAQLVFRSGNSDSLWSLSAIHSMCKMDQERIRSHSHFQNLCLRQGGEGGQCCPSWSLGNYLAALENVTCEELSEQQLSDRLQQLRRCAPYYHQGSLAPACGERGKPGRCSTVPDQCKSSSAIYQILHYLVDKDFLGPQTTGYQVPSLKYSLLILPLGRGDSLMDIYLQNLEGWDLRFGTTAVTGMDLGIKKQLFCYYLVRDLVYPLLGAVTLVLATALYLRSLLLAVVTLGAVLGSLGVSYFFYKLAFRLTFFPFLNLAAVLVLLGSCANQAFTFSDLWGLQLSQKPPALLDKRVSRVLHEAGYLTVVSGLTSSAAFYSGYLSSITTVRCFSLYLGTATLVSSLAALVWLPCSLVLRERYSHVTVSPRPAGRVCCAPSSGGFWDSSSRKRCLFSLARKMRSLSRGMTSTSDLLFLKVLPCGVVKFRYIWVCWFTTLAAGGTYITCVDPGMKLPVLESQATQLFRSSHPFERYDAEYRHQFMFQRLQSGEEKPMVVTLVWGVLPVDNGDHLDPRSTGSLVMDPDFNMSSPEAQVWLLELCGRTRNQSFYWEQWEGERDRGESVCLVERLVRWMSSRQCSLNDNDNGLCCNHIPFPYRPAVFQHCLGIFTAERREEEEKRGLRSDSGSVRFDSEGRAAALALVFGTTYRYSFNYNQTALFYQEIDAWFLGEMSGAPPGLRRGWFVSHLGLYDLQQCLSSETLVVMGFSVALVFTTLLLTTWNVLLSVYGAAAVGGSVFVTAGLLVLLEWQLSGLEALFISAAAGLSVDFAANYCVSYSLSPHSDRLGRVAHSLKRMGCPVALGAGSYFCAGILMLPATALVFRKLGIFLLLVKCVACGFATFFFQSLCCFCGPQKNCGQILWPCAAAGVDAGGHNTKQDGSAPGAAATRSAANGAFGCRSRARRSFGKGGGRGGEQLCQNQQKQGGGGGGGGGGGGGRGGEEEHYELQPLARQLSDSFENSTCTSKLSNRPSVLSEEIQFRGLSPRRTVLGRSGEEEQGEAGRGENRGCHLHTCPPPPALQTSSPYRENLLRPMASAPPLGDQAQDRLLCRRCQGQTGGLRHWRATSLSSSSSMEDITQRLDSRHPSVSDEGGAAGSSYQHHPHRRLLSSQSQSSFDGLEDSNETCLSDMEGGPPTPLPPAKPQEEGQPGHLNGKRDTLRLALRETVFDEAPPVAGRGRASHGEQQPVILPNSKPDLPDVWIRREEEEEEEGGEGREDNS, encoded by the exons TGAGATGGTGGAGGAGCCACAAAGTGCAGGAGAGCCCAGACCGGGCCTGATCCAGACAGAGGGAGCGCCCCCCAGTCCCCCCGGGACAGCCCCCCTCTCCCAGCTCTACCACCAGGTCCCGGGGGGCATCGCCCCCCACGATTCGCCACTGCTGAGGAGGTGTCGCTACTGCGGGCACCGGCAGCCAACCACAGCCAGCCCCAGGCCCGAGCACTGTCCAATCACAGACAGCCCTCGGCCGGACCGCCCCCCTGCAGCAGTCAGGACCGCCCTCAGCTGTAGCTCCTCCCCCGCCCCTTCCGGCCGCGACACCGTGCACTGCCATTGGCTACAGGGATCACATGACTCCAGGAACCACCAGCCAGTGCAGCACCACGTGGTGACCGTCAG GCATGAGTCACAGCACCGGATCCCGAGAAG CTATTCCCAGCTGATTGCTGACTGGCCGAAGGCAGTGCTGATTACCTGCGCTGTGGTGTTCCTGGCGTTCTCATTGGCTGGGGTGCTGATCGGTCCCCTGCCAGACTTCTCAGACCCTCTCTCA GGGTTTGAGCCGCGCGGCACTGAAATCGGGACGCGGATGCATGCCTGGAGCAAGCTGCAGGAGAGCACGGAGCCTGGGAAACTACTGTCCCTGTCTCCCAACCAGTCCTTCCTCAG TGAGAAGAAAGGGGGCGCTgtgggggagagagaggctgTACCCCCAGGCCCTGAGACCAaggagaagaagaggaagaggaggatggTGGAGAGGGACTTCACGCAGGACTCCTCCTTTTGCAGCTCTCCCA ACGTCAGCTTTGCTCAGCTGGTATTCCGCTCTGGAAACTCGGACAGTCTCTGGAGTCTCTCTGCGATTCACTCCATGTGTAAGATGGATCAGGAGCGG ATCCGGTCCCACTCTCACTTCCAGAACCTGTGCCTCCGGCAGGGCGGGGAGGGCGGGCAGTGCTGCCCCAGCTGGTCCCTGGGCAACTACCTGGCGGCGCTGGAAAACGTGACGTGCGAGGAGCTGAGCGAGCAGCAGCTGTCAGACCGGCTGCAGCAGCTGAGGAGGTGCGCTCCCTACTACCACCAGGGCAGCCTGGCGCCGGCCTGCGGGGAGCGGGGCAAGCCCGGCCGCTGCTCCACCGTGCCCGACCAATGCAAGAGCTCCAGCGCCATCTACCAGATCCTCCACTACTTGGTGGACAAAGACTTCCTGGGGCCGCAGACCACTGGATACCAGGTGCCCTCTCTCAAGTACAGCCTGCTCATCCTACCCCTGGGCAGGGGGGACTCCCTGATGGACATCTACCTGCAGAACCTGGAGGGCTGGGACCTGCGCTTCGGCACCACCGCGGTCACCGGCATGGACCTGGGCATCAAGAAGCAGCTGTTCTGCTACTACCTGGTCAGGGACCTGGTCTATCCGCTCCTGGGGGCGGTCACCCTTGTCCTGGCCACTGCCCTCTACCTGCGCTCGCTGCTCCTGGCCGTCGTCACTCTGGGGGCGGTCCTGGGCTCCTTGGGGGTCTCCTACTTCTTCTACAAGCTGGCCTTCCGCCTCACCTTCTTCCCCTTCCTCAACCTGGCTGCTGTTCTGGTCCTGCTGGGCAGCTGCGCCAACCAGGCCTTCACCTTTTCAGACCTGTGGGGCCTGCAGCTGTCCCAGAAGCCCCCCGCTCTCCTGGACAAGAGGGTGAGCCGGGTGCTGCACGAGGCTGGCTACCTGACCGTGGTGTCCGGTCTGACTTCCAGCGCGGCCTTCTACTCGGGCTATCTGAGCAGCATCACGACAGTGCGCTGCTTTTCCCTCTACTTGGGCACGGCCACGCTGGTGAGCTCGCTCGCCGCCCTGGTGTGGCTGCCCTGCTCCCTGGTCCTCCGCGAGAGGTACTCGCACGTCACAGTCTCCCCACGGCCGGCCGGCAGGGTGTGCTGCGCCCCGAGCTCAGGGGGGTTCTGGGACAGCAGCTCCCGGAAGCGGTGCCTCTTCTCCCTGGCACGCAAGATGAGGAGCCTGAGCAGGGGCATGACCAGCACCTCGGACCTCCTGTTCCTGAAGGTCCTGCCCTGCGGGGTGGTCAAGTTTCGCTACATCTGGGTGTGCTGGTTCACGACGCTGGCTGCTGGGGGCACCTACATCACCTGCGTGGACCCCGGGATGAAGCTGCCCGTGCTGGAGAGCCAAGCCACTCAGCTCTTCCGCTCCAGCCACCCCTTCGAGCGCTATGACGCGGAGTACCGGCACCAGTTCATGTTCCAGAGGCTGCAGAGCGGCGAAGAGAAGCCCATGGTCGTCACGCTGGTCTGGGGGGTCCTCCCTGTGGACAACGGGGACCACCTCGACCCCCGCAGCACGGGCTCCCTGGTGATGGACCCTGACTTCAACATGAGCAGCCCCGAGGCTCAGGTTTGGCTGCTGGAGCTCTGCGGCAGGACGCGGAACCAGAGCTTCTACTGGGAGCAGTGGGAGGGAGAGCGCGACAGGGGGGAGAGCGTGTGCCTGGTGGAGAGGCTGGTGCGCTGGATGAGCAGCAGGCAGTGCTCCCTGAACGACAACGACAACGGCCTCTGCTGCAACCACATCCCTTTCCCCTACCGCCCTGCCGTGTTTCAGCACTGCCTCGGCATTTTCACcgcagagaggagggaggaggaggagaagagggggcTGCGGTCCGACTCCGGGAGTGTGCGCTTTGACTCCGAGGGCCGTGCGGCAGCCCTGGCGCTCGTGTTCGGGACCACCTACCGCTACAGCTTCAACTACAACCAGACAGCCCTTTTCTACCAGGAGATTGACGCCTGGTTCCTGGGGGAGATGTCAGGGGCTCCCCCGGGGCTGCGCAGGGGCTGGTTCGTGAGCCACCTGGGCCTCTACGACCTGCAGCAGTGCCTGAGCTCCGAGACTCTGGTGGTGATGGGCTTCTCGGTGGCCCTGGTCTTCACCACGCTGCTCCTGACTACGTGGAACGTGCTGCTGAGCGTCTACGGCGCCGCGGCTGTGGGGGGCAGCGTCTTCGTGACGGCCGGGCTGCTGGTCCTGCTGGAGTGGCAGCTGAGTGGGCTGGAGGCCCTCTTCATCTCAGCCGCCGCCGGGCTCTCCGTGGACTTCGCCGCGAATTACTGCGTTTCCTACAGCCTCTCCCCGCACTCGGACCGGCTGGGCAGGGTGGCGCACTCCCTCAAGAGGATGGGCTGCCCCGTGGCGCTGGGGGCCGGCTCCTACTTCTGCGCCGGGATCCTGATGCTGCCGGCCACCGCCCTGGTGTTCCGCAAGCTGGGCATCTTCCTGCTGCTGGTGAAGTGTGTGGCTTGTGGCTTTGCCACCTTCTTCTTCCAGTCCCTGTGCTGCTTCTGCGGGCCCCAGAAGAACTGTGGCCAGATCCTGTGGCCCTGTGCTGCTGCGGGCGTGGACGCAGGAGGCCACAACACCAAGCAGGACGGTTCAGCCCCCGGTGCGGCAGCCACCAGATCGGCCGCTAACGGAGCGTTTGGCTGCCGGTCGAGAGCCAGGAGGAGTTTCGGGAAGGGAGGAGGCAGGGGCGGGGAGCAGCTGTGTCAGAACCAGCAgaagcagggaggaggaggaggaggaggaggaggaggaggagggggccgGGGGGGAGAGGAGGAACACTACGAGCTGCAGCCTCTGGCCAGGCAGCTGAGCGACAGCTTCGAGAACAGCACCTGCACCAGCAAGCTGTCCAACCGGCCCTCGGTGCTGAGTGAGGAGATCCAGTTCCGCGGACTGAGCCCCAGGAGGACCGTGCTGGGGAGGAGCGGAGAGGAGGAGCAAGGGGAGGCTGGGAGGGGAGAGAACCGGGGGTGCCACCTGCAcacctgcccccctccccccgcgCTGCAGACCTCCTCCCCCTACAGAGAGAACCTCCTGAGGCCCATGGCTTCAGCACCGCCTCTGGGAGACCAGGCTCAGGACAGGCTGCTGTGCAGGAGGTGCCAGGGCCAGACCGGGGGGCTCCGACACTGGAGAGcaacctccctctcctcctcctccagcatgGAAGACATCACCCAGCGCCTGGACTCGCGCCACCCCTCAGTCAGCGACGAAGGGGGAGCAGCCGGCAGCTCTTACCAGCACCACCCCCACCGGCGCCTGCTCTCCTCCCAGTCCCAGAGCTCCTTCGATGGGCTTGAGGACTCCAACGAGACCTGCCTAAGCGACATGGAGGGGGGGCCGCCCACCCCACTGCCCCCCGCCAAACCCCAGGAGGAGGGGCAACCGGGACACCTCAACGGAAAGAGGGACACCTTGCGGCTGGCCCTGAGGGAGACTGTGTTCGATGAAGCGCCCCCAGTGGCTGGGAGGGGCAGGGCGAGCCACGGGGAGCAGCAGCCTGTGATCCTGCCCAACAGCAAGCCTGACCTGCCCGACGTGTGGatcaggagagaggaggaggaggaggaggagggaggcgAGGGGAGGGAGGACAACAGCTGA